In Subdoligranulum variabile, the genomic stretch TGGCATCGGCTTCATCAAGAACAAATATGTGGGCCGTACCTTCATTCAGGGCAGCCAGGCTCAGCGTGAAAACAGTGTGCGCATCAAGCTCAACGCCATTGAATCCACCGTCCGCGGCAAGCGCGTGGTTCTGGTGGACGATTCCATTGTGCGCGGCACCACCAGTGCCCGGACCATCCGCCTGCTGCGGGAGGCCGGCGCCAAAGAGGTACATTACCGCATCAGTGCGCCGCCCTTTGCCCACCCCTGCTACTTCGGCACCGACATTCCCGACGAGAAGCAGCTGATCGCCACCGGTCACACCGTGGAGGAGATCAACAAACTGGTGGGTTCCGATACGCTGGGCTATCTGAGCATCGAGCATGTGCAGCAGCTGGCCATCCACAGCCACTGCGGCTTCTGCACCGGCTGCTTCACCGGTCAGTATCCGGTGGATCCCCCGGAAGAGACGATGGATATCGTCTACGACAAGCCCTTGAGCACGTCCAATCCGAACAAAAAACTGTGACCGGTCCGCGGCCCCTGCGCCGCCTCCGCGTCTTTTGCAACTACACCCGATAGGAGTAACCGACATGGAAAAAAGCTATTCTGCCAGCTACGCCGCTGCCGGCGTGGACATTACGGCCGGCTACCGCTCCGTCGAACTGATGAAGCAGTATGTGGCCCGCACGATGACCGAGAACTGCATCGGCGGTCTGGGCGGCTTCGGCGGCCTGTTTGAGCTGGACTGCTCCGGCATGGAGCATCCGGTCCTGATTTCCGGCACCGACGGTGTCGGCACCAAACTGCGCGTGGCCCAGTACATGAACAAGCACGATACCATCGGCATCGACTGCGTGGCCATGTGCGTCAATGACGTCATCTGCGCTGGTGCCAAACCGCTGGTGTTCCTGGACTACATCGCCTGCGGCAAGAATATCCCGGAAAAGATTGCAGAGATCGTCAAGGGCGTGGCCGAGGGCTGCGTCCAGGCCGGCTGCTCCCTGGTGGGCGGTGAGACCGCTGAACATCCCGGCATGATGCCTGAGGAAGAATACGATCTGGCCGGCTTTACCGTCGGCGTGGTGGACAAGAGCAAGATCCTCGACAACTCCACCATGCAGCCCGGCGACGTCATTCTGGCGCTGCCCTCCACCGGTGTGCACTCCAACGGTTTCTCGCTGGTGCGCAAGATCTTTGACATCGACAATCATCCCGAAGTGCTGGACAAGACCTTCGACGATATGGACAAGACCCTTGGTGAAGCTCTGCTGGCTCCTACCAAGATCTACGTCAAGCCGGTACTTGCCCTGATGGAGCAGGTCACTGTAAAAGGCGTATCCCACATCACCGGCGGCGGTTTCTATGAGAACATCCCCCGCAGCCTGAAGAAGGGTTGCGCTGCCCGCATCGCCAAGGCCGATGTGCGCACTCCTGCCCTCTTCAGCGTGCTTGCCAAGGAAGGCAACGTGCCCGAGCGCGACATGTTCAACACCTTCAACATGGGCGTCGGCATGACCATTGTGGTCGCCGCCGAGGACGCCGACAAGGCCCTCGACATCCTGCACACCCACGGTGAGGAAGGTGCTTACCGTCTGGGCACTATCGTGGAAGGCGACGGGGTGGAACTGGTATGAAGCGTGTAGCTGTACTGGTTTCCGGCGGCGGCACCAACCTGCAGGCCCTGCTGGAAAGCGAAGCCCGCGGCGAAAATCCCAATGGCAAGATCGTGTTGGTGGTTGCCAGCAAACCCGGCGTTTACGCGCTGGAACGGGCCGCCAATTTCGGCGTGGAAAGCACAGTGGTGGCTCGCAAGGAATACGCCGACAGTGAGGCCTTCGACACGGCCCTGCTGGACACCCTGCAGAGCCATCAGATCGACGTTGTGGTGCTGGCCGGATTTCTTTCGGTGCTGGGTCCGCGCGTCATTGAGGCCTACCGCAACCGGATTCTGAACGTTCATCCCAGCCTGATCCCCAGCTTCTGCGGTCCCGGTTTTTACGGTCTGCGTGTGCACGAAGCGGCGCTGGCCCGGGGCGTGAAGGTAACCGGTGCCACCGTGCATCTGGTCAACGAGGAATGCGATGGCGGCCCCATCCTGCTGCAGAAAGCGGTAGCGGTGCAGCCCGGCGACACCCCCGAAGTGCTGCAGAAGCGCGTGATGGTGGAAGCCGAATGGAAACTGCTGCCGCAGGCTTTGGCTATGGTTTGCAACGACGAGGTGTAAAGCAATGAAGAAGAATCTGTACAAATATCTTGCCGGCAACGAGTACCCCGGCCGCGGCATTGTGCTGGGCCGTACCCCCGATGGTGAAAAGGCTGTAATTGCCTACTGGATCATGGGGCGCAGTGCCAACAGCCGCAACCGTGTATTCGAGGCGATCCCGGGCGGCATCCGCACCGTGGCGGCAGATCCTGCCAAACTGGAAGATCCCCATCTGATCATCTACAACGCGGTGCTTACCCCCCGGGAAACCACCGTCGTCACCAATGGTGATCAGACCGATACCATCGTCCATTTCATGAACGAGAATCTCTTCCCCGGCTACAGCTTTGAGGCTGCCCTGGCTACCCGCACCTATGAGGACGACGCCCCCAACTTCACGCCGCGCATCTCCGGTGTGGTGGATATGCGCAGCGGCGCTTACAAGCTGTCCATTGTCAAGAGCTGCGAGGGCAACGCCGCCAGTGTGCAGCGCCAGACCTTCGATTATCCCCAGCCGGTGGCGGGCGAGGGCCATTTCATCAGCACCTATCTGAAAAACGGCTCCCCCATTCCCAGCTATGCAGGCGAACCCATGCGGATCACCATCGACGAAAACGACGGTGCTGAATTTGCCGGCAAGCTGTGGGAGTCCCTCAACGAGGACAACAAGGTCAGCCTCTTTGTGCGTACCATCACGCTGGAGACCGGCGATTACGAAGATACCATTCTGAACAAATACAATGCGGTGGAGGGTGAATAAATGAAAGAATTTCAGCTGAAATACGGCACCAACCCCAACCAGAAGCCCGCTCGCATTTACATGGCGGACGGCAGTGAACTTCCGGTCGAGATTCTGAACGGCCGTCCGGGCTACATTAATTTTCTGGACGCCTTCAACTCCTGGCAACTGGTGCGCGATCTGAAAAAGGCGCTGGGTATGCCTGCGGCGGCCAGCTTCAAGCATGTCTCCCCTGCCGGTGCTGCCATCGGCCTGCCGCTGGATGACACCCTGCGCGCCATGTACCATGTTGCTCCTGATGCGGAACTGAGCCCTCTGGCCTGCGCCTACGCCCGTGCCCGCGGTGCCGACCGCATGTCCAGCTTCGGCGACTGGATCGCACTTTCCGATGTCTGTGATCTGGCTACCGCCAAGCTCATCCAGCATGAGGTCAGCGACGGCATCATCGCTCCCGGCTACGACGCCGATGCCCTGGAAGTTCTCAAATCCAAGAAGAAGGGCAACTACAACATCGTGGCCATTGATCCCGACTACGAGCCCGCCAAGCTGGAGACCCGCACCGTATTCGGTGTAACCTTTGAGCAGGGCCGTCAGGATCTGGACATCTCCGACGCCACCATGCTGCAGAACATCGTCACCGAAAACAAGGAGATCAGCGCTGAACAGCGCCGGGATCTCATCATCAGCCTGATTGTGCTGAAATACACCCAGTCCAACAGCGTCTGCTACGTGCAGGACGGCCAGACCATCGGCGTGGGCGCCGGCCAGCAGAGCCGCATCCACTGCACCCGTCTGGCGGGCCAGAAAGCCGACAACTGGCAGCTGCGCCATATGCCCAAGGTGCTGAACCTGCCTTTCCGGGAGGACATCTCCAAGCCCAACCGCGACAATGCCATCGACGTTTACATCGGTGATACGCCGGAGGATGTGATCGGCGACGATGTCTGGGCTGAGACCTTCACCGAGCAGCCCGCTCCCCTCACCGCAGAGGAAAAGCGCGCCTGGCTGGATAAGGTCACCGGCGTTTCCCTGGGCAGTGATGCCTTCTTCCCCTTTGGCGACAACATCGAGCGCGCCCGCCGCAGCGGCGTGACCGCCATTGTACAGCCCGGTGGGTCCATCCGCGACCAGCAGGTCATTGATACCTGCAACCGTTTCGGTATTGCCATGGCTTTCTGCGGCATCCGGCTGTTCCATCATTAAAAATCGCACTTGCCTGCGGCGTTTTTTCGTCGCGGGCAGTTGTGCTGTCAAAGGAGTTCAGTATGAAGATTCTCGTTGTTGGCGGCGGCGGGCGTGAACACGCCATCATCCGCGCGCTGAAACAAAGTCCCCAATGCACCGAGATCTGGTGCGCTCCCGGCAACGGCGGCATCAGCTACGATGCCCACTGCAAGGCCATTCCTGCCACGGATGTGGATGCCATGGTCGCTTTCGCCAAAGAAGAAGCCTTTGATTATGTGGTCGTCGCCCAGGATGATCCCCTGGCGCTGGGCATGGTGGACGCTCTGGCCGAGGTTGGCATCCCGGCTTTCGGTCCCGACAAGGCGGCTGCCCGTATCGAAGCCAGCAAGGTGTTCAGCAAGAACCTGATGCAGAAATACGGCATTCCCACCGCCGATTACGCAGTGTTTGATGATCCCGCCAAAGTCATTGCCTACGTGGAGGAGAAGAACAAATACCCCGTGGTCATCAAGGCCGACGGTCTGGCGCTGGGCAAAGGCGTTCTGATCTGCCAGAACCACGAGGATGTGACGGAGGCCGTGAAGGAGATCATGCTGGACAAGAAGTTCGGCGCTTCCGGCAACCATGTGGTGGTGGAAGAGTTCCTTACCGGCCCCGAAGTCAGCGTGCTGTCCTTCTGTGACGGCAAAACCGTCAAGCCGATGGTCTCCAGCATGGATCATAAGCGTGCGCTGGACGGCGACCAGGGCCTGAACACCGGCGGCATGGGTACCGTGGCCCCCAACCCCTACTACACCCAGGAAGTGGCTGACCGCTGCATGAAGGAGATCTTCCTGCCCACAGTGGCCGCCATGCAGGCCGAAGGGTGCCCCTTCAAAGGCTGCCTCTACTTCGGCCTGATGCTGACGCCCAATGGCCCCAAAGTCATCGAGTACAACTGCCGCTTCGGCGATCCCGAAACCCAGGTAGTTCTGCCCTTGCTGGAAAGTGATCTGCTGACCATCATGCAAGCCACCACCAACGGCACTCTGGCGGAAACCGAAGTCAAGTTCCGCAACGGCGCCGCCGCCTGCGTCATTCTGGCCAGCGGCGGGTATCCCCTCGCCTATGAAAAAGGCAAGGAGATCACCGGTCTCTCTGAGGGTCAGCTGCCCGGCTGTGCCGATGTAACGGTCTACCATGCCGGTACGGCCCTCAAGGACGGCAAGCTGGTCACCAACGGCGGCCGCGTTCTGGGTGTGACTGCCACGGCAGACGCACTGCCCGAGGCCCTGAAAAAGGCCTACGCCGCCAGCGAAAACATCCATTTTGACAAACTGCACAAGCGCAGCGACATCGGTGCCCGCGCACTGGCTGCCATGCAGTAACCGGGAGGCAATACAATGGTATATCGCATTTATGTTGAGAAGAAGCCCGGCTTCGACGGCGAAGCCCAGGGGCTGTTCCATGAGCTGGTAGACCTGCTGGGCATTACCCGGCTGAAAGGTCTGCGGCTGATCAATCGCTACGACGTAGAGGGCATCGATGAGGCCCTTTTCCAGCAGGCTATCCCCACTGTGTTCAGCGAACCCCCTGTGGACGTGACCTACACCGAGCTGCCTGCGGCCTCCACGGTCTTTGCCGTGGAGTATCTGCCCGGCCAGTTCGATCAGCGCGCCGATTCCGCCAGCCAGTGCATCCAGCTGCTGAGCCAGGGTGAGCGCCCCGACGTGCGCAGTGCCCGCGTGTATCTGCTGGACGGTGATCTGACCGAAGAGGATCTGGCTGCCATCAAGAAATATGTCATCAACCCGGTGGAAGCCCGGGAAGCCAGCCTGGCGCCGCGCGAGACCCTGAAGATGGAGTTTGCCATCCCCACCGAGGTGGAGACACTCAACGGCTTTACCGCGCTGGATGACGGCGCGCTGGAGGCTTTCCGCACCGAGAAGGGCCTGGCCATGGACCACGCCGATATTGTTTTCTGCCAGGATTACTTCAAGAGCGAGCATCGTGACCCCACCATCACCGAGATCCGTCTGATCGACACCTACTGGTCCGATCATTGCCGTCACACCACCTTCGGCACCATCCTCGACGATGTACAGATCGACGACGAGCTGGTCCAGGCTGCTTTTGACCGCTACATGGCTTTGCGTGAGGAGACCGGCCGCGACAAGAAGAACCGGACCCTCATGGACTGCGCCACCATCGGCGCCAAGGCACTGAAGCAGCGCGGCATCCTGAAGAATCTGGACGAGAGCGAGGAGATCAACGCCTGCACCGTCAAGATCCAGTGCGACGTGGACGGCGAACTGCAGGACTGGCTGTTCCTTTTCAAGAACGAAACCCACAACCATCCCACCGAAATCGAGCCTTTCGGCGGCGCGGCCACCTGCATCGGCGGCGCCATCCGCGATCCCCTGTCCGGCCGCAGCTATGTCTACCAGGCCATGCGCGTCACCGGTGCCGGCGATCCGCTGAAACCCGTCTCCGAGACGATGCCCGGCAAACTGCCCCAGCGCAAACTGGTCACCACCGCTGCCGCCGGCTATTCCAGCTACGGCAACCAGATTGGTCTGGCTACCGGTCAGGTTGCGGAGCTCTATCATCCCGGCTACGTGGCCAAGCGCATGGAGATCGGTGCCGTGGTTGGCGCCACTCCTGCCAGCCATGTCCGCCGTGAGGAGCCCGCGCCCGGCGACGTGGTCATCCTGCTGGGCGGCCGTACCGGCCGCGACGGCATCGGCGGCGCCACCGGATCCTCCAAGGCCCATAAGCTTACCAGTCTGGAAACCTGCGGTGCTGAGGTCCAGAAAGGCAACGCCCCCATCGAGCGCAAACTGCAGCGTCTGTTCCGCCGTGAGGATGCCTGCCGCCTGATCAAGCGCTGCAACGACTTTGGCGCCGGCGGTGTTTCCGTTGCCATCGGCGAATTGGCCGACGGCCTGCGCATCGATCTGAACAAGGTCACCAAGAAGTATGAGGGCCTGGACGGCACCGAACTGGCCATCAGTGAGAGCCAGGAGCGCATGGCTGTGGCCGTGGCTGCCGACGATGCCGAGACTTTCATCGGCTACGCTCACGAGGAAAACCTGGAAGCCACCATTGTGGCTACGGTCACCGAAGAAAAGCGTATGCGTGAGATCTGGAACGGCAAAGCCATCGTCGATCTGTCCCGCGAGTTCCTGAACTCCAACGGTGCCGAGCGCCACGCCAACGTCCATATCCTGCCGGGCCATGTCTGGCAGCCCCAGTGGTCCGGCGCCAACTTCGAAGAGAAGATGGAGAATCTGGTTTCTGACCTCAACGTCTGCAGCCAGAAGGGCCTGGGCGAACGGTTTGACTCCACCATCGGTGCAGCCACCGTACTGATGCCCTATGGCGGCAAGTACCAGCTGACCCCGACCATGGCCATGGTCGCCAAGCTGCCGGTGGATGGTGAAACCACCACCTGTTCCGGTATGGCCTGGGGCTTCAACCCCTACCTGACCGAGGCGGATCCTTACCGCGGCGCCTACCTGGCTGTGGTGGAAAGCGTGACCAAACTGGTCTGCGCCGGCTTCCACCACAAAGACATGTATCTGACCTTCCAGGAATACTTTGAGCATATGAACGATGACCCGACCCGCTGGGGCAAGCCCTTGGCCGCCCTGCTGGGCGCGCTGGATGCGCAGATGGGCCTGGGCATCGCCTCCATCGGCGGCAAGGACTCCATGTCCGGCAGCTTCGAAGGATTGGATGTTCCCCCGACGCTGGTCAGCTTTGCCACCGCCATCGGCAACGTGAAGGATGTGCAGAGCGCTGAATTCAAGAAAGCCAACAGCTCGGTCGTCATGCTGCGTCCCCAGTACAAGGACGGCCTGCCGGAGATCGGCAGCCTGATCGCCATCTACAAGACGGTGGAGCAGATGATCGACGAAGGCAAGGTCCTGGCTGCCGCCACGCCCGGTTACGGCGGTGTGGCTGAGGCGCTGTTCAAGATGTGCGTGGGCAACCACGTGGGTCTGCAGCTGAGCAACGACCTCAACCTGGACGACCTCTTCCAGCCTGCTTACGGCGCCGTCATCCTGGAGCTGCTGGATCCTGCCGCCGGTGAATTCCTGGGCTTCACCACCGTGGACTACACGCTGGAAGCCGAAGGCAACAAGATCGATCTGGCCCGCCTGCAGGAATTGTGGGAAGCCAAGCTCGAGCCGGTCTTCCCCTACCGTAAGAAAGGTGACAAGGTTCAGGCTCTGAGCTATGAGTGCTCCATGACTGATCGCGTAGCGCCCGCTGTTCGTCTGGCTACCCCTCGCGTGATTATCCCGGTCTTCCCGGGCACCAACTGTGAGTACGATACGGCTCGTGCGTTCCGTCGCGCCGGTGGTGATCCTCACATTCTGGTGCTGAAGAACCTGACCCCCGCCGACGTAGCCGAAAGCTGCGAAGCGCTGGTCAAGGAGCTGGACGAGGCCCAAATCCTCATGCTGCCGGGCGGCTTCTCCGGCGGCGACGAGCCGGACGGCTCCGCTAAGTTCATCACGGCATTCTTCCGTGCGCCCGCCGTGGCCGATGCCGTCAACCGTCTGCTCAATCAGCGTGACGGTCTGGCGCTGGGTATCTGCAACGGCTTCCAGGCTCTCATCAAGCTGGGCCTTGTCCCCTATGGTGAGATCCGCCCCATCACGGAAAATGATCCGACGCTGACTTTCAACACCATCCATCGTCACCAGAGCATGCTGGTCCGTACCCGCATTGCCAGCAACAAGAGCCCCTGGTTGAGCGAGTGCGATGTCAACGACGAGCATCTGATTGCCATCAGCCACGGCGAGGGCCGCTTTGTCTGCAACGACGAACTGCTTCAGCAGCTCATCGCCAACGGCCAGGTCGCCACCCAGTATGTGGATCTCACCTGCCAGCCGACCATGGATCTGCGCTACAACCCCAACGGTTCTGTGCTGGCCATCGAAGGCATCACCAGCCCCGACGGCCGCGTGCTGGGCAAGATGGGTCACAGCGAACGTACCGGCAACCAGCTGTACAAGAACGTGACCGGCGACAAGTACCAGCCGATCTTCGAGGGCGGCGTCAACTACTTCAAGCTGTAAGAAAGGGATTTCGCAATGGCACAACATGACCGCTATATCTCTCCGTTCAGCACCCGCTATGCTTCGGATGAGATGCAGTATATTTTCTCCGACGACAACAAGTTCCGTACCTGGCGCAAACTGTGGATCGCATTGGCCAAGGCCGAACAGAAACAGGGTCTGGCTATCACTGACGAGCAGATTGCCGAGCTGGAAGCTCACAAAGACGACATCAACTATGAGGATGCCATCGCCCGGGAAAAGCTTGTGCGCCACGACGTGATGAGCCATGTCTACGCCTACGGCCTGCAGTGCCCCAAGGCAAAGGGCATCATCCATCTGGGTGCCACCAGCTGCTATGTAGGCGACAATACCGATGTGATCATCATGCGGGAAGCCCTGCAGCTGGTCCGCAAGAAGATCATCGGTGTACTGGCCAATCTCGCCAAGTTCGCCGAGCAGTACAAGGATATGCCCTGCCTGGCCTACACCCACTGCCAGCCCGCTCAGCTGACCACCGTCGGCAAGCGCGCTACCCTGTGGATGAACGAGCTCTATATGGATCTGGAAGAGATTGACCACCAGATCAGCCAGCTGGCGCTGCGCGGCGTAAAGGGAACCACCGGTACCCAGGCCAGCTTCATGGAACTGTTCAACGGCGATTCTGCCAAAGTCAAGGCCGTGGAAGCGGATGTATGCGCCCAGATGGGCTTTGCCAAGGTCGTGCCGGTCTGCGGCCAGACTTACAGCCGCAAGGTGGATTACAACGTGCTGTCCGCTGTGGCAGGCCTGGGCCAGAGTGCCATGAAGATGGCCACCGACATCCGTCTCCTGGCCAACTTCAAGGAGATGGAAGAGCCCTTTGAAAAGAACCAGATCGGTTCTTCCGCCATGCCCTACAAGCGCAATCCCATGCGCTGCGAGCGCATCTGCGCGCTGAGCCGTTACCTTATGGTGGATGTGCTCAATCCCGCCATGACCGCCGGCACCCAGTGGTTTGAGCGTACCCTGGATGATTCCGCCAACAAGCGCATTGCCATGGCGGAAGGGTTCCTGGCTGCCGATGCCATCCTGAACATCCTGCTCAATGTTTCTGATGGCCTGGTGGTTTACCCGAAAGTCATCCGTGCCCGCGTGATGGCAGAACTTCCCTTTATGGCCAGCGAGAACATCATGATGAAAGCCGTCAAGAAGGGCGGTGACCGCCAGGAGCTGCATGAACGCCTGCGCGAACATGCGGTGGCTGCGGCGGCTGTGGTCAAGCAGGAAGGCATGCCCAACGATATGATTGCCCGTGTGGAGGCCGATCCCGCGTTCGGCCTGAGCCGCGAAGAGATCGAGGCGGAACTGAGCCCCGAAGCCTTTACCGGTCGTGCGCCTGAACAGGTGGAGGAATATCTCCGGGATGTCATTGCCCCTGTACTGGCTGCCAACGCCGAGGATATTGGTCAGAAAGTGGAGCTGAACGTCTGATCGTCCTGTAAACAAAAAATCCCGTGGAACAGAAGTTCCACGGGATTTTTTATTCTCCCTCGGAGGAAGAGGCGGTATCTCCATCGGAAGATTCCGCCGCATCACCTTCATCGGTCGGTTCGGGTGTTGGTGTAGGGTCCGGTTCCTCCGGCGCAAAATAGCCCTTTATCTCACCGTCGGTCTGCTGATAGCTGACATCCAGAGTGCCTTTGTCGCTGGCAGAAAGGCCCTTGTCCGGGTCAAGAATAGCTACTGAGGCAAGGCGGATCTTGTAATCCAGACGGTTGCTGTTCCCGAGAAGCACCTGGATCCGGTCCTGGTATCGGAAACTGAGGTTGCTCAGATCGGTGATATCCAGCGCGGTGACACCATCGGTGAGCCCCTCCTCATCCATCGCCCCCAACATTTCCGTAAGGACTTGCGTAGCACTGGGTTGTGCCGCCTCCATGGTGGCAGACTCGCCCTCCAGCAGGGAATTGTAGCTGACCGGCACCACAATCTGTCCCGGCTCGGGAGAAAAATCCGGCTGCATCGTGCAAGAAAGTACCGTCAACCCCGCGGGTTGGGAAATATCCGTGCGCAGAATTTTAAGCGAATCGCTGAGGATGACCCAGCCTCCCGAATACATCGAAGTGAAACGTTCGGTGGCTGGACGCACTTTAATGACGACGGTACCAGGCAATTGGATATCCACCTGCACATTGTCCAGATACGGGAACTGCGACTGCAGCTGTATCGTTTTCTCGGTGGTGGAGAATCCGAATAAACTGGTTCCCTGCTCAATGCCCAGAGCCGCTATGATCTCATCCTCTGTATAAATGCCGGTATCTGCCGGCGTAGTCCTGTCAAATGTTTCCACCCGGAAGGATGTCACCTTGAAAAGCAAATTGATGGAAATGATGGTTCCCAGCGCCAGCACCAGCAACACACCCAGAACCCCCAGTGCCCTGCGGCGATTGCGCTGCCGAATCAGTTCTGCCTGCGTCACCCGGCGTTGGCGCCGCGGCATACCAGGTGTATACCCGGCTTTCTGAGGATTCAGCTGGGGTTGTGTGTGTGGCCGCGAGGTACCGCTGCTTCGGCGCTGCGGTGCCTGCACCGGATTGGGAACAGTTCGCCTTGCTGCATTTCCCTGGGGACGCACAGGCTGTTGCTTTTGCAGACCGAGGCGACTCCCTAAACTTCGCTTCTGCCCGGAACGAGCAAAGGAGCCGCCCCTGGACTTTTGCTGACGGCTGCGCTGGTCGCGGTCCATACGGGTGGCTCCTTTCCTGGAAATTGCTAAGGGTAAAGCGTTTTCACTTTACAAGGTTCATCAGTTTCTCGGTGATCAACTCAAGGCTGTGGGGATTGCCCAGTTTTTTTGCATTCTGTCCCATCTCGACCAGTTTTCCCGGGGTTCCCAGCAGCTTCTGCACCGTATCAATGAGTTTTTCACCGGTGAGATTCTTTTCTTCAATCACCACAGCTGCGCCGGCCTTTTCCAGCTCCAACGCATTGTAATACTGGTGATTTTCCGCCACGTTGGGGCTGGGGATCAAAACCGAAGCGCGGCCTACTGCTTCCAATTCCGCCAGTGTCAGCGCACCGGAACGGGCGATTACAAGATCTGCCGCCGCCAAAAGTTGAGGCATATTGTTGATATAGGGAGTGACCACCAGATTGGGGCCAGGCGCAAAGCCTTTTTCCCGCTCCAGCCGGTTGAACAGGATGACGCCGCGTTTTCCGGTGGCATGCAGATGCAAAACATTTGCCCCCTGCTGTTTCTCCCAGGCGCACAAATCCGCCACCACTTCGTTGATGCGATCGGCTCCCAAGCTGCCGCCGAAACTCAGGATCACCGTACGCTCCCCCGCTTCCAGCTTCTGGCGGGCGGTGGCACGGTCCGCCGTCAATACTTCCGGGCGAACCGGGTTTCCCACCACAAAGGTCTTGTCAGGGGCTCCGAGTTTCTCCACCGCATCGGCGCTGGCGGCCAGCACCAGATCCACATCCTTGGCAAGCAGTTTGTTGGTGACACCCGGGAAGGCATTCTGCTCATGAATGGCCGTTTTGATGCCGCGCTTGGCAGCCGCCCGCACGATGGGTCCGCTGACATATCCGCCGCAGCCAATGACCAGATCCGGCCGCACTTCGTCCAGGATTTTCCATGTCCGGGGGCCGGAAAGCGCCAGATGCCAGACAGCCACCACATTACGCACAATATTTTCGGCATTCAGACGGCGCTGAAAGCCGTTGATTTCAATGTGATGAAAGGGATAGCCGGCCTTGGTCACAAGGCCATACTCCATCCCTTCACGCCGCCCCGCAAAATGAATTTCCGCCGTAGGATCTGCGGCTTTCAGCGCCCCGGCAATAGCCAGTGCCGGATTGATATGACCGGCTGTTCCGCCGGCAGCAATCAAAACACGCATACTCTCTCCCCTTTTCTTACCTTTATGTACAACTCAGGTACTCTGGCGTCGGTAGACGGGACGTCGCGGTGCACGGCCCAGTTTACGGTCAATTTCGGCCTGGTGCTGCTTCTGACGGGCTTCCATCCTCGCATTCCCCGCCCGGGAAATGCTGAGCAGTACACCCATCTCTCCCAAGAGCAACAACAGGCTGGTACCGCCCGAGGAAAAGAACGGCAGGCTGATACCGGTATTGGGCAGCAGCGCCGTCGCCACACCGATATGGCAGAACACCTGCCAGGCAACCTGGGATGTAATACCAATGCCCAGCAGCGCTCCAAAAAAGTCCGGCGCGTTGAGGGCGATCAGGATCCCCTGCACAATGATTGCCGCAAAGAGCAGGATGAGTGCCAAGGCTCCCACAAAGCCCAGTTCTTCGCA encodes the following:
- the purM gene encoding phosphoribosylformylglycinamidine cyclo-ligase, which gives rise to MEKSYSASYAAAGVDITAGYRSVELMKQYVARTMTENCIGGLGGFGGLFELDCSGMEHPVLISGTDGVGTKLRVAQYMNKHDTIGIDCVAMCVNDVICAGAKPLVFLDYIACGKNIPEKIAEIVKGVAEGCVQAGCSLVGGETAEHPGMMPEEEYDLAGFTVGVVDKSKILDNSTMQPGDVILALPSTGVHSNGFSLVRKIFDIDNHPEVLDKTFDDMDKTLGEALLAPTKIYVKPVLALMEQVTVKGVSHITGGGFYENIPRSLKKGCAARIAKADVRTPALFSVLAKEGNVPERDMFNTFNMGVGMTIVVAAEDADKALDILHTHGEEGAYRLGTIVEGDGVELV
- the purN gene encoding phosphoribosylglycinamide formyltransferase; amino-acid sequence: MKRVAVLVSGGGTNLQALLESEARGENPNGKIVLVVASKPGVYALERAANFGVESTVVARKEYADSEAFDTALLDTLQSHQIDVVVLAGFLSVLGPRVIEAYRNRILNVHPSLIPSFCGPGFYGLRVHEAALARGVKVTGATVHLVNEECDGGPILLQKAVAVQPGDTPEVLQKRVMVEAEWKLLPQALAMVCNDEV
- a CDS encoding IMP cyclohydrolase; this translates as MKKNLYKYLAGNEYPGRGIVLGRTPDGEKAVIAYWIMGRSANSRNRVFEAIPGGIRTVAADPAKLEDPHLIIYNAVLTPRETTVVTNGDQTDTIVHFMNENLFPGYSFEAALATRTYEDDAPNFTPRISGVVDMRSGAYKLSIVKSCEGNAASVQRQTFDYPQPVAGEGHFISTYLKNGSPIPSYAGEPMRITIDENDGAEFAGKLWESLNEDNKVSLFVRTITLETGDYEDTILNKYNAVEGE
- a CDS encoding phosphoribosylaminoimidazolecarboxamide formyltransferase, translated to MKEFQLKYGTNPNQKPARIYMADGSELPVEILNGRPGYINFLDAFNSWQLVRDLKKALGMPAAASFKHVSPAGAAIGLPLDDTLRAMYHVAPDAELSPLACAYARARGADRMSSFGDWIALSDVCDLATAKLIQHEVSDGIIAPGYDADALEVLKSKKKGNYNIVAIDPDYEPAKLETRTVFGVTFEQGRQDLDISDATMLQNIVTENKEISAEQRRDLIISLIVLKYTQSNSVCYVQDGQTIGVGAGQQSRIHCTRLAGQKADNWQLRHMPKVLNLPFREDISKPNRDNAIDVYIGDTPEDVIGDDVWAETFTEQPAPLTAEEKRAWLDKVTGVSLGSDAFFPFGDNIERARRSGVTAIVQPGGSIRDQQVIDTCNRFGIAMAFCGIRLFHH
- the purD gene encoding phosphoribosylamine--glycine ligase; protein product: MKILVVGGGGREHAIIRALKQSPQCTEIWCAPGNGGISYDAHCKAIPATDVDAMVAFAKEEAFDYVVVAQDDPLALGMVDALAEVGIPAFGPDKAAARIEASKVFSKNLMQKYGIPTADYAVFDDPAKVIAYVEEKNKYPVVIKADGLALGKGVLICQNHEDVTEAVKEIMLDKKFGASGNHVVVEEFLTGPEVSVLSFCDGKTVKPMVSSMDHKRALDGDQGLNTGGMGTVAPNPYYTQEVADRCMKEIFLPTVAAMQAEGCPFKGCLYFGLMLTPNGPKVIEYNCRFGDPETQVVLPLLESDLLTIMQATTNGTLAETEVKFRNGAAACVILASGGYPLAYEKGKEITGLSEGQLPGCADVTVYHAGTALKDGKLVTNGGRVLGVTATADALPEALKKAYAASENIHFDKLHKRSDIGARALAAMQ